One region of Ornithinibacter aureus genomic DNA includes:
- a CDS encoding arginine repressor (regulates arginine biosynthesis when complexed with arginine by binding at site that overlap the promotors of the arginine biosynthesis genes) yields MTISTSRAARQQRIVEILAATPVRSQTELLDHLAADGIEVTQATLSRDLVDVGAERVRVGKSLVYAVPGEGGDRTVRAATDGEERGTRLQSRCHELLVSAEASANLVILRTPPGAASFLASALDHATIDGVLGTIAGDDTIMVVTRGASASRDLVDRLMAYTRRDPQ; encoded by the coding sequence ATGACCATCTCGACGTCGCGGGCCGCCCGTCAGCAGCGGATCGTCGAGATCCTCGCAGCGACCCCCGTCCGATCCCAGACCGAGCTGCTCGACCACCTCGCCGCTGACGGCATCGAGGTCACCCAGGCGACCCTGTCGCGCGACCTCGTCGACGTGGGGGCCGAGCGGGTGCGGGTCGGCAAGAGCCTCGTCTACGCCGTGCCCGGGGAGGGCGGCGACCGCACCGTCCGCGCCGCGACCGATGGTGAGGAGCGCGGCACCCGGCTTCAGTCGCGGTGCCACGAACTGCTCGTGTCGGCCGAGGCCTCGGCCAACCTCGTCATCCTGCGGACCCCGCCCGGTGCCGCGAGCTTCCTCGCCTCGGCGCTCGACCACGCCACGATCGACGGGGTGCTCGGCACGATCGCCGGGGACGACACCATCATGGTCGTGACGCGCGGTGCCTCGGCCAGCCGCGACCTCGTCGACCGCCTCATGGCCTACACGCGAAGGGACCCCCAGTGA
- the argH gene encoding argininosuccinate lyase, whose product MTEPTDPKTSSALWGGRFAGGPADALAALSKSTHFDWRLALHDLAGSRAHARVLHAAGLLDDTTLEAMLDALERLRADVENGDFVPEQADEDVHTALERGLIERAGPDVGGRLRAGRSRNDQVATLFRMYLREHSRVVAGLVLDVVDALVEQATRHLGVAMPGRTHLQHAQPVLLSHHLLAHAWALLRDVDRLRDWDVRAAVSPYGSGALAGSSLGLDPEAVAADLGFDGSVENSIDGTASRDFVAEFAFVAAMTAVDISRLAEEVVLWATKEFSFITLDDAYSTGSSIMPQKKNPDVAELARGKAGRLVGDLTGLLTTLKSLPLAYNRDLQEDKEPVFDAVDTLEVLLPAFSGMVATMVFDTARLESLAPQGFSLATDIAEWLVREGVPFRVAHEVAGACVRVCEERGIELWDLTDDDLTAISPHLTHRVRAVLSVEGSMSSRSARGGTAPVRVAEQLQRVVATAGDHRAWSAVQPTVR is encoded by the coding sequence GTGACCGAACCGACCGATCCGAAGACCTCGAGCGCCCTGTGGGGTGGCCGCTTCGCGGGGGGACCGGCGGACGCCCTGGCGGCGCTGTCGAAGTCGACGCACTTCGACTGGCGGCTCGCCCTCCATGACCTCGCGGGCTCACGCGCCCACGCACGGGTGCTGCACGCCGCGGGGCTGCTCGACGACACCACCCTCGAGGCGATGCTCGACGCGCTGGAGCGGCTACGTGCTGACGTCGAGAACGGCGACTTCGTGCCGGAGCAGGCCGACGAGGACGTCCACACCGCGCTCGAGCGTGGCCTCATCGAGCGCGCCGGGCCCGACGTCGGCGGGCGGCTGCGGGCGGGACGCTCCCGCAACGACCAGGTGGCCACGCTGTTCCGGATGTACCTGCGCGAGCACTCACGGGTCGTCGCCGGTCTCGTGCTCGACGTCGTCGACGCGCTCGTCGAACAGGCCACGCGCCACCTCGGGGTCGCGATGCCCGGGCGCACCCACCTGCAGCACGCCCAGCCGGTGCTGCTGTCGCACCACCTGCTCGCGCACGCGTGGGCGCTGCTGCGCGACGTCGACCGGCTGCGCGACTGGGACGTGCGCGCCGCGGTCTCGCCCTACGGCTCAGGAGCGCTGGCCGGGTCCTCGCTCGGGCTCGACCCCGAGGCGGTGGCCGCGGATCTCGGCTTCGACGGGTCGGTCGAGAACTCCATCGACGGCACCGCCTCGCGCGACTTCGTCGCCGAGTTCGCCTTCGTCGCCGCGATGACGGCCGTCGACATCTCGCGCCTGGCCGAGGAGGTCGTGCTGTGGGCGACCAAGGAGTTCTCCTTCATCACCCTGGACGACGCCTACTCCACGGGGTCGAGCATCATGCCGCAGAAGAAGAACCCGGACGTCGCCGAGCTCGCCCGGGGCAAGGCCGGCCGCCTCGTCGGCGACCTCACCGGCCTGCTGACGACCTTGAAGTCCCTTCCGCTGGCCTACAACCGGGACCTCCAGGAGGACAAGGAGCCGGTCTTCGACGCCGTGGACACCCTCGAGGTGCTGCTCCCGGCGTTCAGTGGCATGGTCGCGACGATGGTGTTCGACACGGCACGTCTGGAATCCCTTGCACCGCAGGGGTTCTCGCTCGCCACCGACATCGCCGAATGGCTCGTGCGGGAGGGCGTCCCGTTCCGGGTGGCCCACGAGGTCGCCGGTGCGTGCGTGCGGGTCTGTGAGGAGCGCGGAATCGAGCTGTGGGACCTCACCGACGACGACCTCACCGCGATCAGCCCGCACCTCACCCACAGGGTGCGCGCCGTGCTGTCCGTGGAGGGCTCGATGTCCTCGCGCTCGGCGCGGGGAGGCACCGCCCCGGTGCGCGTCGCGGAACAGCTCCAGCGGGTCGTCGCCACGGCGGGCGACCACCGCGCGTGGTCGGCGGTCCAGCCGACGGTGCGCTGA
- a CDS encoding DNA-3-methyladenine glycosylase: MPTRLPVQFFTRDVLVVARELLGCRVTRAGVTVRLTEVEAYAGGTDPGSHAFRGRSPRTEVMFGPAGRLYVYFTYGMHHCANIVTGEPGTASAVLLRAGEVVAGHELAAARRPGVRERDQARGPANLATTLGLTRAHDGLSLVGARAGGRVEPPVTPVDAATIRTGPRVGVSGAGGDGSTYPWRFWLDGEPTVSAYRVARTRNGTVG; the protein is encoded by the coding sequence ATGCCGACCCGCCTGCCCGTGCAGTTCTTCACCCGCGACGTCCTCGTCGTGGCCCGCGAGCTGCTGGGATGCCGGGTCACCCGCGCGGGCGTCACCGTGCGGCTCACCGAGGTGGAGGCGTATGCCGGGGGCACCGACCCGGGGTCGCACGCCTTTCGTGGGCGGTCACCTCGCACCGAGGTGATGTTCGGCCCGGCCGGGCGCCTCTACGTCTACTTCACCTATGGCATGCACCACTGCGCCAACATCGTCACCGGCGAGCCGGGTACGGCGTCCGCCGTGCTGCTGCGGGCCGGCGAGGTCGTCGCGGGGCACGAGCTGGCTGCGGCGCGACGACCGGGGGTGCGCGAGCGTGACCAGGCCCGCGGTCCGGCGAACCTGGCGACGACCCTGGGGCTCACCCGTGCGCACGACGGCCTGTCCCTCGTGGGTGCGCGGGCCGGAGGTCGGGTCGAACCGCCGGTGACTCCGGTCGATGCCGCGACGATCCGTACCGGCCCTCGCGTCGGTGTCAGCGGGGCGGGTGGCGACGGCAGCACGTACCCCTGGCGGTTCTGGCTCGACGGCGAGCCCACGGTGAGTGCCTACCGCGTGGCCAGGACACGGAACGGCACCGTCGGATGA
- a CDS encoding adenosine deaminase has protein sequence MRPLPQSPPSSPACPRPSCTCTTWASASPRIVAELAARHPDSPVPRDPGDLARFFTFTDFAHFIDVYLATVGLLRTAEDVRMLTYEVARDLSAQRVRYAELTMTPYTSVVRGIPIEAYTEAIEDARVAAERDHGVVLRWIYDIPGESGLESADATLSYALDHRPEALVGFGLGGPEIGVPRAQFAPHFAAARAAGLHSVPHSGESTGPRSVWDALTLLGAERIGHGTSSVQDPHLLEHLAEHRIPLEVCPTSNIATRVVERLEEHPIRAMRDAGVVVTVNSDDPPMFGTTLGREYEIAALLLDLDEDGLADLALAAVDASFAPDDVAAGLRAEIRSYTAAFSAMQR, from the coding sequence ATGCGCCCGCTCCCACAGTCTCCCCCTTCGTCGCCGGCCTGCCCAAGGCCGAGCTGCACGTGCACCACGTGGGCTTCGGCGTCGCCGAGGATCGTTGCGGAGCTCGCCGCCCGCCACCCCGACAGCCCGGTTCCGCGGGATCCGGGGGACCTGGCCCGCTTCTTCACCTTCACCGACTTCGCACACTTCATCGACGTCTACCTCGCGACCGTCGGGCTGCTGCGAACGGCCGAGGACGTGCGCATGCTCACCTACGAGGTCGCGCGCGACCTCTCGGCACAACGGGTTCGTTACGCCGAGCTGACGATGACGCCGTACACGTCGGTCGTGCGCGGCATCCCCATCGAGGCCTACACCGAGGCGATCGAGGACGCCCGGGTCGCCGCCGAACGCGACCACGGTGTGGTGCTGCGGTGGATCTACGACATCCCGGGCGAGTCGGGCCTGGAGTCCGCCGATGCGACCCTGTCGTACGCGCTCGACCACCGACCCGAGGCACTCGTCGGGTTCGGCCTGGGCGGCCCCGAGATCGGCGTACCACGGGCGCAGTTCGCCCCACACTTCGCCGCCGCCCGTGCCGCCGGGTTGCACAGCGTGCCCCACTCGGGAGAGTCCACGGGGCCCCGGTCCGTGTGGGACGCCCTCACCCTGCTCGGCGCCGAACGCATCGGCCATGGCACGTCGTCGGTGCAGGACCCCCACCTGCTCGAGCACCTCGCCGAGCACCGGATCCCCCTCGAGGTGTGCCCGACGAGCAACATCGCGACCCGGGTCGTCGAGCGGCTCGAGGAGCACCCCATCCGGGCCATGCGTGACGCCGGCGTCGTCGTCACGGTCAACAGCGACGATCCGCCGATGTTCGGCACCACGCTCGGTCGGGAGTACGAGATCGCGGCCCTGCTCCTCGACCTCGACGAGGACGGCCTCGCCGACCTGGCCCTGGCTGCGGTCGACGCGTCCTTCGCACCTGACGATGTCGCAGCCGGCCTACGTGCCGAGATTCGCTCCTACACAGCGGCTTTCAGCGCAATGCAGAGGTAA
- the tyrS gene encoding tyrosine--tRNA ligase: protein MSDILDELQWRGLVAQSTDESALRTALADGPITAYCGFDPTAPSLHFGNLVQLIVLRHLQRAGHRVICLVGGSTGLIGDPRPSAERVLKTKEQTAQWVANIRQQVEPFLTSDGENPAVFVNNLDWTAPMSALDFLRDVGKHFRVNQMVKKEAIAARLNSDEGISYTEFSYQLLQGLDYLQLYREFGCTLQTGGNDQWGNLTAGSDLIHRVEGASVHLLTTPLLTDSSGEKFGKSAGNAIWLSPEMTSPYAFYQYWVNVEDASVVTLLKVFTDRSREEIAELERQVEHEPFRRAAQKVLAADVTTLVHGAAATASVQAASEALFGKGDVTALDAATLRDATAELPGGEVAVGMSLVDALVAVGLVDSRNAARRAITEGGASVNGVKSTDVERTIASGDVLHGSVVLLRRGRKSLAAGRLA from the coding sequence GTGAGCGACATCCTCGACGAGCTGCAGTGGCGAGGGCTGGTGGCACAGTCCACCGACGAGTCCGCGCTGCGCACGGCACTCGCCGACGGGCCGATCACGGCGTACTGCGGCTTCGACCCCACGGCGCCATCGCTTCACTTCGGAAACCTCGTGCAGCTGATCGTTCTCCGGCACCTGCAGCGGGCCGGTCACCGCGTCATCTGCCTCGTGGGCGGGTCCACCGGGCTCATCGGTGACCCGCGGCCCAGTGCGGAGCGAGTGCTCAAGACCAAGGAGCAGACCGCGCAGTGGGTGGCCAACATCCGCCAACAGGTGGAGCCGTTCCTCACCTCCGACGGTGAGAACCCGGCCGTGTTCGTGAACAACCTCGACTGGACCGCGCCGATGTCGGCGCTGGACTTCCTGCGCGACGTCGGCAAGCACTTCCGGGTGAACCAGATGGTCAAGAAGGAGGCCATCGCCGCACGACTGAACAGCGACGAGGGCATCTCCTACACCGAGTTCAGCTACCAGCTGCTGCAGGGGCTGGACTACCTCCAGCTCTACCGGGAGTTCGGCTGCACCCTGCAGACCGGTGGCAACGACCAGTGGGGCAACCTCACCGCCGGCTCGGACCTGATCCACCGCGTCGAGGGTGCCTCGGTGCACCTGCTCACGACCCCGCTGCTGACGGACAGCTCGGGGGAGAAGTTCGGCAAGAGCGCCGGCAACGCCATCTGGCTCTCGCCGGAGATGACCAGCCCCTACGCCTTCTACCAGTACTGGGTCAACGTCGAGGACGCCTCCGTCGTCACGCTGCTGAAGGTGTTCACGGACCGGTCGCGCGAGGAGATCGCCGAGCTCGAGCGCCAGGTGGAGCACGAGCCGTTCCGGCGGGCTGCCCAGAAGGTCCTGGCTGCTGACGTCACGACCCTCGTCCACGGTGCGGCGGCCACGGCATCGGTGCAGGCGGCCTCGGAGGCGCTGTTCGGCAAGGGCGACGTGACTGCCCTCGACGCCGCCACCTTGCGCGACGCCACGGCGGAGCTGCCCGGGGGAGAGGTCGCCGTGGGGATGTCCCTCGTGGACGCCTTGGTCGCCGTGGGACTCGTGGACTCGCGAAACGCTGCGCGCCGCGCCATCACCGAGGGGGGCGCCTCGGTCAACGGCGTGAAGTCGACCGACGTGGAGCGCACGATCGCGTCGGGCGACGTGCTCCACGGCAGCGTCGTGCTGTTGCGCCGCGGCCGGAAGTCACTCGCAGCGGGCCGTCTCGCCTGA